The following DNA comes from Curtobacterium sp. 9128.
GGCGGTGAGCACGCATCAGCCGGCCGGCCGCGCTCGCGCGTCAGCGCAGGGCGAGGGCGACGGCCTCCGCGCGGGTGCGGACACCGAGCTTCTGGAACAGCTGGTTCACGTACGACTTCACGGTCGGCACGGTGAGGAACAGCTCGGCGGCGATCTCCGGGTTCGTCCGGCCGTCGGCGATGCGCTCGAGCACGTCGGCCTCACGCGGGGTGAGCTCGGGGAAGCGCTGCCGGAGGGACGCAGGGGGCCTGGTCACGGCCGTCCGGGCCAGCGGGGTTCCGGTCAGCGGCGTTCCGGTCAGCGGCGTTCCGGTCAGCTGTGCGACGAGTCGTGCTCCGACCGCGGCGTCGAACGTGGACTGCCCGGACGCGACGGCGCGGATGGCGGTGGCGATCTCCACGCGACCGGCGTCCTTCGTCAGGTAGCCGCGGGCACCTGCTCGGAGCGCGGTGGTGATGGACTCGTCGTCGGCGAACGTCGTCAGCACGAGCACGGCCACGTCGGGGTGCTCGGCCGTGATGCGCGCGGTGGCGGTCGGACCGTCGACGTCCGGCATGCGCAGGTCCATCAGCACGACATCAGGGGACCAGCGTTCCACCGCGGCGAGCGCCTCCGCTCCGTCGGCGGCCTCTCCGACGACCTCGAGGTCCGGCACCAGGGACAGCACCGTCACCAGACCGTCGCGCACGATGGCCTGGTCGTCGACGACGAGCACGCGGATGGTCACGCGTCCGTCACGTTCTGCACGTCCTGCGCGTTCTGCACGTCCTGCGCGTCTGGTTCGTCGACGCGGGCGCCGGCGACGGGGACGTGCATCGCGACGACGAACTCGTCCTCGGAGCGTTCGGCCTCGACGGTGGCGCCGGCGTCCAGCTCCGCGAAGCGCTCGTGGATGCCGATCAACCCGTGCCCGCCGCCGGAGAGCGGGTTGGCGACGACCACGTCGACGGCGTCGCCGTCCCGGATCACCGAGAGGGACACCGGTCGGCCGGGGGCGTGGCGGCGGGCGTTGCTCAGGGCCTCCCGGGTGCTCGCGACGACGACGGCGCGGTGGGCGTCGTCCAGGTCCGCGAGGGCGAGGTCGCCGGTGACGACGAGTTCTCCGCCGAAGTCGCGGTGGGCGGCGACGAGGGGGTGCAGGCCGGCGTCGGGTGCGTCGGGTGCTGCGGCTGGGGCTGTGTCGGTGGTCGCGGCTGGGTCTGTGTCTGCGGCGGCGTGCGTGTCCGCGTCTGCGGCGGCGTGCGTGTCCGCTTCTGCGTCGTCGCGGAGGGCGTGCACCGCCCGGCGGGCCTCGGCGAGACCGTCGGCCGCGAGGGTGCGCGCGGCACCGGCACGCTGCGTGGCCTCGTCGACCCGGCCGGCCTCGAGCAGGGCCTCCACCGCGTCGAGCTGCAGCACCAGGCCGCCCAGGGAGTGCGCGAGGACGTCGTGGATGTCCCGGGCGGCCCGCGACCGGTCGGCCAGGAGCCGGGCGCGCTGCTGGTCGCGTTCGGCCTGGCGCGCCTGCTGCTCGGCGACGCGGTACTGCCGCCGGCTGAACCCGACGAGGATCCCGAGGACGAGCCCGGCGCACGACCCGAGGACGAAGTGCACGGTGGCGCCCTCGAGACTCGCGGAGACGGCGATCTCGACGAGGGCGACCAGCGCGGCGACGACTCCGGTCCACACCGGGACCGCTGCACTCGCCTGCAGCACGACGATGCCGACGATCACCGCCGCGATCATCAGCGCGTCGGTCGGAGCGACCACCGCGGAGCCCGCGACGACCATGACCGCGCCGGCTGCCGCCATCGTGCAGGGCGTCCTGACGAACTCCCGGAGCGTCCACGCCGCGATCGTCACGCCGCCGACGACCCAGACCCACGGTGGGAGCTCCTCGGCGATGCCGTTCCTGATGAACCAGAACGTGACGGCGACGATGCCGACGGCGCTCAGCACCCACCCGAGACGCGAACGCGACCGGCCCGCGGACGGGTCGGTCGGCTCGGGGACGGACAGCAAGGTCACCTGACCATCATGCCGCGGGTCCGTCCGGGGATGCGCTGGTCGATGACGAGCGCGCGGGCGGCACGGTTGATCGCGAGCATCAGCAGGATCGCGCCGGTGGAGGTGAGGAGGTGTGCGCCCATGTTCCCGCCGACGACGTCCAGCCCGACTCGCACGGCGATGAGCACGAACCAGAGTCCGGCGCCGTACCAGCCGGTGCGGGACTGGATCGTGCGGCCCTTGTCATCAGGGGTCGACACCGTCCGGAAGCGGGTCATGGTGCCCATCGCCAGACCCACGCCGACCGAGATGAGCGCCTCGATCCCGAGGAAGACGATGTCCGTCGTGGTGATCGTGGCCTTCGTCTGCGCCAGGACGACGACGCCGATGACCGCCATCACGAGCGGGGTGCGCCAGATCCGCGCCGGGTCGAGGTAGCGCCAGGTCGCCTGCCGGTACGCCAGGAACCCGACGAGCGCGAGCCCGATGACGATGTTCGCGATGAGCTGGACCGACATGATGTGTGCCTTTCGGTGGGGTCCGGCGGGGGTTCCCGACCGGTGATCCCATCGTGGTTCGGACGCTCAGCGGGCCACACCAACCACGGGTGGGGACGTGGGTGGTGATCGCGTGGTGTTCCATGGACCCATGGCTGATGCGTTCGACGGGTTCAAGCTCGGTGCCGGGTTCTCGGTGATCGAGCCCGACCGGCACCGGCCCGGCTCGTTCACGCTCGTCGTCGACGGCACGCCGCAGTCGCACGTCGACCTCGAGGACCCGACCCACCTGGCGTTCGAGTACATCCGTCGGATCGGTCACGCCATCGACCTGCTGCCGCCCGGACCGATCACGGCATTGCACCTCGGCGCCGGTGCCCTGACGCTCCCGCGCTACGTCGCGGTGACCCGACCGGGTTCCCGGCAGCAGGTGATCGAGCTCGAGCGCGATCTGGTCGACCAGGTGCGTGAGGCCCTGCCGTTCCCCCGAGGCGCCTCGATCCGGGTCCGGTACGGCGATGCGCGCGAGGTCCTCGGCAAGCTCCCCCACGGGCTGCGCGGCACCGTCGACCTGGCCGTCGTGGACGTGTTCGGCGGCGCACGGATCCCGGCACACGTGACGAGCATCGAGTTCTACCGCGAGGTCGCCGAGTTCCTGTCCCCGACGGGCATCGTCGCTGTGAACGTCGCCGACGGTGCCGGTCTCGCCTTCGCAAGGGGCCAGGCGTCGACGCTGCAGTCGGTGCTGCCGTCCGTCGCGGCTGTCGCGGACACCGGCATGCTGAAGGGCCGTCGGTTCGGCAACATCGTGCTGCTCGGCTCCCCCACGGACCTCCCGGTCGCGGACATGCCCCGCCGGTACTCGTCCGACCCGATGCCCGCGAAGGTCGTGCACGGGGCGGAGCTCCGGTCGTTCATCGCCGGTGCGCCGATCGTCACCGACGCGACGGCCGTCGCGTCTCCGGAACCGAACCGGTCCGTCTTCGGCGCCTGACCCGGACCTGCTTGCGGGCAACCTGGTGGTGCCGCTGCCAGGATGGGTGCTGAACGACCGCGCAGGTGCGTGGACGAACGAGACGGGGAAGCGCTCATGACGAACGACGACCGGAGCAACGAGGACCGGCCGGGCGACGGCCAGGCACCGAGCTGGGGCGAGCCCGCTCCGCAGCAGCCGACGCAGCAGCCGCCGGCTCCGCAGGACGATGCACCGCGATACGGCGAGCGCATCACCCCGGCGTCCGCACCGCAGTACGGCGAGCAGGCAGCACCGCAGCAGCCGCAGTACGGCCAGCAGCAGCCGCAGTACGGCCAGCAGCAGCCGCAGTACGGGCAGCCGCAGTCGCAGTACGGGCAGCCGCAGTACGGCCAGCAGCAGCACGACCAGCAGCAGGGCGCTCCGACGTGGGGCGGTCAGCAGCACGCAGCAGCGGCACCCGCGTCCGCCGGCGCCCCCGGGTGGCAGAGCTACGAGGAACCGAAGGCGAAGAAGAAGACCGTCGGTGTCATCGCGTTCGTCCTCGGGCTCGTCGCACTCGTGGTCGGCGTCATCACCGGCTACCTCTTCGGCACCGCGATCGTCCAGAGCAGCGCGTTCGACCAGCTCCTGCAGAACGGCGGGAGCACGACCCCCGACCCGTCGCAGTTCCAGGACATGGAGAACGACCCGGCGCTCGCGGGTGCTGGTGTGCTGTTCCTCCTGGGGACGGTGATCGGTCTCTGGGCCCTGGTGCAGGGCATCATCGCGATCGCGACGAAGCGCGGACGCGGCTGGGGTGTCTTCGCGGTCGTACTCGCGATCGTCGCGGTGATCGCAGTGCTCGTCACGTACGCAGCAGTCGCCGCGGTCGCGGTCTCGAACGGCGTCTCCTGAGCAACCGCGTGTGGCACCGGCCGCTCCCGGGCACGCACGGTTACCCTCGACCCTGATGTCCCCCGACGACCGCCAGCACCTCGACGACCAGGACGACCGCGCCCGGGAACCGCGCCACGCGGCTCCCGTCACCGCCGGTGTCAGCCCGGGCAGCACCTTCGCGCCCATCAGCCTCCGTCCGGCCGTGGACGTGCAGGTGGTCCAGGACCGCCTCCGTGCCCTCGGGCAGAGCCGCAGCACCGAGGCCCTCGCCGAGCGCGCGGAACTCCTGCGCCTGCTCGGCCGCCTCGACGAGGCCCTCGTCGTCGCGGAAGAGGTCTTCCGGCTGACCATGTTCACGGGGGAACGCGCCGACAAGGTCGCCGCACGGATCCGGCGTGCGCACGTTCTGCACGACCTCGGCCGGTACGAGCGGGCCGCGACCGAATCGGCCCTCGCCCGTGACACGGCGGCGACGGAGGAATGGCCTGAGCTCGAGGGCGCTGCCGCCGAGCTCGAGGGCTGGTCGCTGTTCGAGCTGAACCGCTTCGAGGAGGCGCGCGAGGTCCTCGGTCGCTCGTACGAGGCGTTCCGCGCCGCCGGGGCCCCGTCCGAACGCACCGACGCGCTCCGCTCGGCCGTCGAGGCGGCGATGCGCGCGTCCATCGCCCAGCCGGCGGCAGCTCCCGAGCGCCCGACCGCCGACCGTCCCCGCACCGCACGAGAGGCAG
Coding sequences within:
- a CDS encoding response regulator transcription factor is translated as MTIRVLVVDDQAIVRDGLVTVLSLVPDLEVVGEAADGAEALAAVERWSPDVVLMDLRMPDVDGPTATARITAEHPDVAVLVLTTFADDESITTALRAGARGYLTKDAGRVEIATAIRAVASGQSTFDAAVGARLVAQLTGTPLTGTPLTGTPLARTAVTRPPASLRQRFPELTPREADVLERIADGRTNPEIAAELFLTVPTVKSYVNQLFQKLGVRTRAEAVALALR
- a CDS encoding histidine kinase; the encoded protein is MTLLSVPEPTDPSAGRSRSRLGWVLSAVGIVAVTFWFIRNGIAEELPPWVWVVGGVTIAAWTLREFVRTPCTMAAAGAVMVVAGSAVVAPTDALMIAAVIVGIVVLQASAAVPVWTGVVAALVALVEIAVSASLEGATVHFVLGSCAGLVLGILVGFSRRQYRVAEQQARQAERDQQRARLLADRSRAARDIHDVLAHSLGGLVLQLDAVEALLEAGRVDEATQRAGAARTLAADGLAEARRAVHALRDDAEADTHAAADADTHAAADTDPAATTDTAPAAAPDAPDAGLHPLVAAHRDFGGELVVTGDLALADLDDAHRAVVVASTREALSNARRHAPGRPVSLSVIRDGDAVDVVVANPLSGGGHGLIGIHERFAELDAGATVEAERSEDEFVVAMHVPVAGARVDEPDAQDVQNAQDVQNVTDA
- a CDS encoding fused MFS/spermidine synthase, whose amino-acid sequence is MADAFDGFKLGAGFSVIEPDRHRPGSFTLVVDGTPQSHVDLEDPTHLAFEYIRRIGHAIDLLPPGPITALHLGAGALTLPRYVAVTRPGSRQQVIELERDLVDQVREALPFPRGASIRVRYGDAREVLGKLPHGLRGTVDLAVVDVFGGARIPAHVTSIEFYREVAEFLSPTGIVAVNVADGAGLAFARGQASTLQSVLPSVAAVADTGMLKGRRFGNIVLLGSPTDLPVADMPRRYSSDPMPAKVVHGAELRSFIAGAPIVTDATAVASPEPNRSVFGA
- a CDS encoding DUF4064 domain-containing protein, coding for MTNDDRSNEDRPGDGQAPSWGEPAPQQPTQQPPAPQDDAPRYGERITPASAPQYGEQAAPQQPQYGQQQPQYGQQQPQYGQPQSQYGQPQYGQQQHDQQQGAPTWGGQQHAAAAPASAGAPGWQSYEEPKAKKKTVGVIAFVLGLVALVVGVITGYLFGTAIVQSSAFDQLLQNGGSTTPDPSQFQDMENDPALAGAGVLFLLGTVIGLWALVQGIIAIATKRGRGWGVFAVVLAIVAVIAVLVTYAAVAAVAVSNGVS